The following nucleotide sequence is from Acyrthosiphon pisum isolate AL4f chromosome A2, pea_aphid_22Mar2018_4r6ur, whole genome shotgun sequence.
ttcccaatatttattacattattaaatgggACCAATGTTTAagcaaattacttaaaaattatgttaaaatattcatataatcaaATTGGTTAAAAATAGTTGGTTTAGTGTAAATAaccttgtaaaatataactacaagtctttaaaaagttatataaacataggtattaattaatacaacactcaaaatacttaaattgaTTAACTACAAgtgatattgattatttatattggtCATCCAAGCTTGCAGGATGCAATGCCGTTGTACCTACATACAAGCTAGACAAGATCTCACTTACATGTGTAATACCATGCCAGAGGTTTAATATATGCCTAATACAAACATACTTAATCATTTTAACTTAGAGAACATTATTCCTGCCAGAGGTTTAAAAAGAGttcaatcaaataataaatcaaaatatatttactattttgctATATTTATTACACTATTAAATGCGACCAACGTTTAAACAAATTAGTAGAAAATAATTCGTATGCTCTGCAAAGCCTCAAAATGGTTGGTTTTGTATGAACCTTGGTCTTTGAAACATAACTGCAAGACGTTATTAAGTAGGGCTGGGAttttaatgccctaaaaaaattcaaaaatacccttaaaaaatgcaaaaatgacttaaaaaactcaaaaaatgcaCTAAAATAAGCATTAgcataaaaattagaaaaacatttttaaattatactacagtaatgtattttttatttttattgtacgttgttacttgtttagtttttttatgctTCTGTTTTCTTAATCAtgcattctaaaataataattataaaaaaattttaatattctactTGTTTTTGCTAGTTGTTATTAATACTAACCTGAACAAAATCGCTATTGTACTGCATAATGATATGCCTcgctatgataaaattgttatcgacgatagattgtatacctatgtatgtatgtatggtgtaataaaaataataattcataataggtTTAACATAACGGTGATAATTTTCGTGGAAAATCCTAGCTATGATGaaatatatgagtatatgactatatgatactatatataatttattattcgtaccctAAGCAGTTTGCCGAAAGTTTCTTGTGAATCGCAACAATTTTCGTTCATTTCATGAAGAAATTGtgaaaaatgcactaaaaacgtcgaaaaatgtcctaaaaaatgcattttaacaaggttaattttgtcaaaaaatccaaaataaaaaatatttaaaaaaaatcagtatcacccgaaacatattttatacttacggaTCAACGTTTCAgaacaacagaaaaaaaatgccTTTGCATCAAAATCCCAGCcctattaataagttataaattcttgaatattgtattaacacaaactaacaaaaaactttatatgcaaatatttattaagtaactTGTTGAATTCTATGAAATTATTACTCATGAGTCATGAGTCaggaattaaagtaaaataatgttaaatacattAGCAAATCTAGATATTTAGGAGCTGAATAGTGCTGAATTGCACAACTGTTTATTGAAGTGTAAACGTATTACCTATCAGAcatcacaattcacaatattaatatggagaatataatttaatgacaaaaaTGATGTCACATTTGAAATCTTAGGAACAATGACTTTTAGAGAAATTAAACAttgctttttagtttttcataggtaataattagggttcgggacttcttgtatttgcatatttttttgNNNNNNNNNNNNNNNNNNNNNNNNNNNNNNNNNNNNNNNNNNNNNNNNNNTAGATCCcgacattattaattactacataGTATCATCATCGTGTGTATACAGGTGAAAACTGTgtgaataaaaaagtaatatgataatgctattttcaaaagtaaaaacaaatacctacaCAAATTAATTACGTAACGTTTCTgcaaacttttatacatttttatgacgaTTTCGGAAAATGTTGTGACAACGTAGTAGGTACTCTCTCCGTTCAAAAacctaatttaaatgtatatattgacGCCCCCAACGAAGAATGTTGTAAACTCGTAACTctcttttacaatttattatttttttttatataattctatgAATCTtatacttgtaaattataaacactataataaatgttttttaggATTTAactttatgaatttaataattctaagtGGACCAAATTACCAAGAATATACTGAAAAATTTGAGCGGTATTATCGCCTTATGAAAAACGAATTATTTGAACTAGAAAAGGAAAGTACAACGGATATAATGGAAGTATATGAAGTaagagttataattattatgaaaatcacaaataaaatatgaaatttatattaaatgtattgatttaaagtATTTGATTGGACATGAATATACGAATGACTTTAGAAATTTGTGTAAGCATGGGGTATCACGAACATTAACAAAATACTCAAAATGTAGATACCAaacgaacaatttattttaccgaATATTGATGCCCTTTAAAGAAGAAGATATTAATAGTGAGCCtctcattaaaatatatcatgatgtattatatgatgacgaaatcttgaaaattaaaacgttgGCTTTAGAAAACGTATGTATTTTAATTGGCTTaagtaaatcattattattattatctaatttaaaattgtatgaacatgtgaagatatatatatatttatatgaaacacagataatattcttaccatatagtttcataaatcataaaaggtggatttactctaatatttttaaactaacgaagctaaaagtgatctgctgagcgtataTTGActatgttatgtaggtacttgtaaaacggagacaacaaaatGATAGTGTTACGGACACTAAAGGAGTTTGTCCTAATGAcgaattttaaactatttataccatacattatattataataagtaataacaattaagtGAATtcccagattttttttaaagtcgaATGAAACACCCAAATCGaatgaaacattaaaacattatatttaaacggtttaaataaatatgcttggtttaaaaaaactgattattattaaataccttataaaataagtaatatatttaactaaaaataatttttaagtcgcACATCGCACATACACTTATTAAATTAcagtataatgataattaataccTTTAACTAGTATACAGATTACAGAGTGTCTCATGaggatatattatgtaccattaGCCATGGAGGGGGACTCACTGTCCGGACAAAAACcgattttttgttgttttactatagatgtataaataaatgtattcatgaTAGCTATGcgttttaatataaactaaaaaaaaatattaaaaatcgtgaaatcaatgaaaataaaatgttgtaaagtcaacattttcagaaaaataaactctataaaatggtaatctccaattgtttcaaaaataattgttttgtaagtcttataaaaaaaaaagtaagtggatgttgttctgctgtacagtaggttacaagtgggtcactgtataatggaaggcatcaaatttgaattcaatgatatcatatatcattggatacgaaaaacgatttttagcggggatggtttgtcagtctggatattttatatttaactatagcctgtaaattaaattaattttataaattacaacaaaataactttttgtaatttattggtggtttttcccgtggcattaaataactaatttgagaaaattgaaaaattacctctTTTAAGTACCAAAATTTGCTTTAAGATAAGATATTGTAagttgaaattgaagcactctttctggtagaaattttgtatacaggataaaaaaaaaacaccattgtaaaaccactatgaaattgttatttacatttttgttttgacaTAGGAGTTCGATAACCCTAATCGTTCGTAACATCTCTAATatagagatattattatttattatgatatacctatatcactgtacctatatattaaaaaatcttacctataatcataataaattctaGATGAATGATGCACACGTCAAATCAGTTGATGGCAAAGATGATGTATTAGAAGAAAAAACTCGCTCAGGTCAAGTCTACTGGATTTCCGAAGTCGATGCTGTTGAATATTTTGATGCACTAAATACTCGTATTGAATCTTTTACCGGATTTTCTACAAAGACAGCTGAGCAATATCAAATAGTTAATTATGGTTTGGGTGGTCATTATTTACCGCATCATGATTCGTTTGCAAAAGGAACTGTacgtaacataattatttacctataatacaaaACGGCTATACCAGTAGCGGCTCCAGGGACGGCGCCCTAGGGGCCACGCCTCCCCCTCAAGCTGTATTTCCAAACAATTTTATggtactgttaaaaacaaaattacaaaacaaaatcatCGAATTTGTGTGAAAATTatgactcccccccccccactaacTTAACCATGTCCCTGGAACTGCCCCTGGGCTATACTTATAATactcttttttaaatattgattcaaaattaTCGAAGAGGTATAAGgtgtgaaatatataattattaatttataatcatcatatctcattaaataatctttaattatctgtttttttttttttttttcaggaaaatGTTGAATTTGGTAACAGATTAgtaactgtattattttatgttagccaattttatttattactctaGTATACTTACTTTATTCACAAAGAAACGTAAACGGTGGCTACCAGTTTTCGTCGGCAGCAGTCTGGTATATAATACCAGATTGTCACCCCACCGATTCATCAATCTAACTTGCCGTGTAGTATTGCCAAGCCCCTGCGCAAAAGTCGGCCACTGTTTGCATTTCTTATTGTGAATAGAGTACAggaacctatataaaattatatataaaatacatataataattcatttttattttattagttgacTGATGTTCAAAACGATGGTTATACGTCATTTCCTCTGCTAAATATTAATGCTCCTGTTGATAAAGGAGCTGCGTTGGTTTGGAATAATTTGCATATGTCCAATGGACAATTATTCTATGAATCACTTCATGGATCATGTCCTTTATTGAAAGGAAATAAATGGAGTTAGTAgtgcttttataatttatacgggACTTGATATTTGATAGAACAACAATTAATTCTAAAACTGAAATTACATCTGTATGACTTTATGTGATTTAACTTTCAGGGGACTAAGTACTACATTTTAAGGTTTTCCAATAGTTTCCTTACgaattagattaaaatataatgataagtaCCTACTCTGAGAATTCATATATTGTGCTCATTACAGTTTTTATACCAatgtcattttcaattttacattaaatttaacctATAGTAATAAAGTAACTATCCATTGGTGTAGCCTGAAGGGGGGCTTTGggtgtttaaaaaatttacagtGGTTTTTTTTGACGTGACAACGTCTTATAATTCGATCGAGCCGGCTGCACGCACGAAAAAACATGACTCATCCGTCGTTACCTCGCTGTGAGGCTGGGGCTACACACGGTCGTCGTCGGccgattcattattattaaagaccggatttatattctcttaaaatacccaaaatatgatgctaatattctctaaaacacattcaaatattatcattatattctcTCAAAACACTCCCTTTCATTTCCTACTTTTCCTATCATCGTTCTATTCTCAACAGAATAACACAAATTGTAAGAAGTTAAATATCACACAtatttaaaagttgtaaaacAATTGCTCAACGCACATtcataattgtaaaaactattaaattataaaaaaaaaaaattgacaaaatttattgtatttatgcgtacaaataaatgtaacttGATCAATTCCATTGTGATTTCCATTTACCTCCTTctctatatacatacaaatctaTTGaacaaatgaaattaaaattttcttttgaaaaatgCTACCATTCCTTCAGTATTTTCTTAACACGTTGTCACGTTCAACTATCGTCAGTAAACCGACTTTACAGACAaccgattttttaaatataaattaggcacctatgtaataatgtattattttcgtatattatgtatgatcagtaaaataagaatattgttgATACGAAGTCATTACAATAAATgcctaataaattactatttataatttttagttatgacTAAATGGCTGTACGAAGAAGGACAACATTTGCCttataattggaaaaataaataaaaatgtgtacaaataatataatatacgatgaaataacaattttttgtgAACACAGTAATAAAATATCTCTTGAGCAATCTATTTCTATTCTATTTTTGTAGTCTTCCGCTATTACTGCTATTCACATagtaattatgtataggtacaattacaTTCTCAACCAATTAAATAaggtaaattattgttgattacgaaaaatgtttattcaaatgataataattgttttgttgttagacaaaatctaagtacctatactatttgtaaaaaatctgccaagaatcttgaaaacaatttaatcaaGTACGCTCgttttttagatataatattgggttttttaaaagtaagtagGTAAGCCATAGGCACAAATTAGGTTGATAGTGGGGAGCAATGTTTAGCTTTTAGCATCCCAAAAACTGAACAGATacacgatatatttttatattgatatcatAATTTAGTCATTTCTCAGATTTCATCAAAATACCCTCACCGTTCCCCTCATAAAAAAATGCGGAGCTTACTGGtgcctatatactatatagtatagtactTTTACTACACGATTTCAATGGATATTGGTTTTCCTGAGTTCCCCCAtcacaatatttatgtacagtatttgtattttcaaagcCACTGTgtcatttatacaaaatactaaatatatacctaactgaataaacaatcataattattactctAGTAAGTTCATGATATTTATTgtttcgttataaattataataacatacctgctaccttaaattatattataataacacattatatattttagattctgagtggaacgatgaatgtattgattttataatgatgtgtgttttttattatttttattttatttttgtgtctgtgtacacgattagtagtcgaaataatgcaccgattttcaacttcagtatcttgttttatgggaaagtgaatctagttggtacttttgggaggtaaaaattattaattctcaatagctttaaataaaaatacataagcaaatCTAGATATTTAGGAGCTGAAGAGTGCTGAATTGCACAACTGGATATTTAAGTATGAACGTATAAACAGACATTAcaattcacaatattaatatggtgaatataatttaatgacaaaaaTGATGTCACATTTGAAATCTTAGGAACAATGATTTTTAGAGAAATTAAACAttgcttttttagtttttcataggtaataatataccaaagtaccatacataacaataataaacattttttttaaactgtttgaaGAAAATagattatatctaataatagttttaatttaaattaatgggctaatatagaaataaaataaacgaagaATACACTCAATGTGATGAAAaagctaattttaaattttaaatcttagataggTACAAATCTACAATCACCGTTAGTGAAATTGAAGAATATTTGAGAATAATGAtgactatactctgttcagcaaGAGAGCACGCTAATTCTGCGCATCCCTCCACGTCGCCAGGCTATCAAAACAGGTTCCCCAATGGCAGGGTGTAGAGTGGGGGAACAAGTTTTCGTCGGTGCGCGGCGTGGTCTGtcgctgaacagagtataggtattgaatttaaaatttcttattcGAAATGGTTCAACGTTCTAcatttcaagaattttaaaaatgttttaatttaaatcaatggaCCAAATAAAAGTTCAATTACGTTAGATAACTAATTTTACAGACTTCAGTTTTGTCTAGTATTTTGGTCTAAAAGCCACTTTTTGTTCATTGTGACTAGAAccgagtaggtatattttactatgctacagtaaaattaaataaaagtacctaaatagataatcaatgtaaaataacaatgtatgcCACACGACATTGGCTTATAAACTAcacctattacagtattaccg
It contains:
- the LOC100168835 gene encoding prolyl 4-hydroxylase subunit alpha-3 produces the protein MNLIILSGPNYQEYTEKFERYYRLMKNELFELEKESTTDIMEVYEYLIGHEYTNDFRNLCKHGVSRTLTKYSKCRYQTNNLFYRILMPFKEEDINSEPLIKIYHDVLYDDEILKIKTLALENMNDAHVKSVDGKDDVLEEKTRSGQVYWISEVDAVEYFDALNTRIESFTGFSTKTAEQYQIVNYGLGGHYLPHHDSFAKGTENVEFGNRLVTVLFYLTDVQNDGYTSFPLLNINAPVDKGAALVWNNLHMSNGQLFYESLHGSCPLLKGNKWIMTKWLYEEGQHLPYNWKNK